In a genomic window of Lottiidibacillus patelloidae:
- a CDS encoding M23 family metallopeptidase has protein sequence MLYRTWILLLAFLLVAIPCIPSPSFAEEEDDKLRLQLYKTVGAFTAVPWYYLAAVDRYERNVRNSRRDIPDIKEGISIYYSPDEWAGALNPNQEDTDPFSIQLFGGVGMDGNGDGKADRTNNEDVLYTFAYFLQAYGANEEDIKIGLWDFYQRDKTVSMIVGFANIINQTGKISFDERRFPLPLHANYSYRSTWGDRRGFGGLRIHEGTDIFAGYGVPVRATTHGFIEMKGWNKFGGWRVGIRDMNNVYHYFAHLSGFEKGLEVGKIVKPGDVIGYVGSSGYGKPGTQGKFPPHLHYGTYRDNGISEWSFDPYPYLRSWERMERRSRR, from the coding sequence TTGCTATATAGAACATGGATATTATTGCTTGCTTTTTTGCTAGTTGCTATTCCTTGCATACCTTCTCCGTCCTTTGCAGAGGAAGAGGATGATAAGCTACGCCTTCAACTTTATAAAACAGTAGGAGCATTCACTGCGGTTCCGTGGTATTATTTAGCCGCAGTCGATCGGTATGAGCGAAATGTTCGAAACTCTCGAAGAGATATACCAGATATAAAAGAAGGCATTAGTATTTATTACTCACCAGACGAATGGGCTGGTGCACTAAATCCTAACCAAGAGGATACAGATCCATTTTCAATTCAATTATTTGGTGGAGTTGGAATGGATGGAAATGGAGATGGAAAAGCCGATCGTACAAACAATGAAGACGTTCTTTACACATTTGCCTATTTTTTACAAGCTTATGGTGCAAATGAAGAGGATATAAAAATTGGCTTATGGGATTTTTATCAGCGAGATAAGACTGTAAGTATGATTGTTGGCTTTGCAAATATTATTAATCAAACTGGAAAAATCTCATTTGATGAACGCCGCTTTCCTCTCCCACTTCATGCGAATTATAGCTACCGCAGTACTTGGGGCGATCGTCGCGGGTTTGGTGGCTTAAGAATACACGAGGGTACAGATATTTTTGCTGGCTACGGTGTTCCAGTTCGCGCTACAACACACGGTTTTATTGAAATGAAAGGTTGGAACAAATTTGGTGGTTGGCGAGTTGGTATTCGTGATATGAACAATGTGTATCATTACTTTGCTCACTTAAGTGGCTTTGAAAAAGGACTTGAAGTTGGAAAAATAGTGAAACCAGGTGATGTCATTGGTTATGTTGGTAGTTCCGGATATGGAAAGCCAGGAACACAAGGGAAATTCCCTCCACACCTCCACTATGGTACGTATCGTGACAATGGGATAAGTGAATGGTCTTTTGATCCTTATCCATATTTACGATCATGGGAGCGAATGGAACGTAGATCAAGAAGATAA
- a CDS encoding DUF3055 domain-containing protein: MSELFFLYDEEEQNKVRYVSFMGDNHRFDLAIVESTRHYGKRLVLDIQGGRFAIIGRDDLEEPGYLEHAYQLSEEDAEELRSFLEEIC; the protein is encoded by the coding sequence ATGTCGGAACTATTTTTTCTATATGATGAAGAGGAACAAAACAAAGTAAGGTATGTAAGTTTTATGGGGGACAATCATCGATTTGACTTAGCAATTGTTGAATCAACACGTCATTATGGTAAACGTTTAGTACTTGATATCCAAGGTGGTCGCTTTGCAATTATTGGCCGTGATGATTTAGAAGAGCCTGGTTATTTAGAACATGCTTATCAATTGAGTGAAGAAGATGCGGAAGAATTGCGTTCATTCTTGGAAGAAATTTGTTAA
- a CDS encoding Na+/H+ antiporter NhaC family protein: MEGTIFSLVPPVIAIVMAVITRRVLLSLGSGVVAGLLLVKDFSVIEGVKYVYDLAYAILTDTWYLYILLFLLLLGIISALITISGGARAFGDWAMERVKTRRGAKLLTIFLGLIIFIDDYFNSLTVGNVVRPLTDKHKISRAKLAYFVDSTAAPICIVTPISSWGAVIIGTIGGVLTTQGLTDIKAFSAFIEMIPMNFYFIYAILFVFAVAIFNLNIGPMKKHEEKALNEGIMFDASKADAPRPQEEVNQNGRVFHLLLPFGSLIVTTLLAMIWTGINAIEEGPITALNVAENIDVTGSLLFGGLVSTILTVILLLVTDNKVDKVGKGLYTGILSMLPTSIILIFAWILVTIISDLSTGEYLSGLVSKTSLNIAYLPVIVFLLAGVMAFSTGTSWGTFAIMLPIAGEIAGATNIELILPMLAAVLAGSVFGDHASPISDTTILSSTGAGSPLIDHVVTQLPYALMVAAISMVGYIVLGFTASVMLALAISFAVFIFTVLILRKLS; the protein is encoded by the coding sequence ATGGAAGGAACAATTTTTTCATTAGTACCACCAGTTATTGCAATAGTGATGGCTGTCATTACGAGAAGAGTTTTACTATCACTAGGATCAGGGGTAGTTGCAGGTCTTTTATTAGTAAAAGATTTTAGTGTAATCGAAGGAGTTAAATATGTTTACGATTTAGCATATGCAATCTTAACAGACACTTGGTATTTATATATCTTATTATTCCTGTTATTATTAGGAATTATCTCGGCACTTATTACAATTTCTGGAGGAGCTCGAGCATTCGGAGATTGGGCAATGGAACGTGTGAAAACACGCCGAGGTGCAAAACTTTTAACAATATTCTTAGGGTTAATAATCTTTATCGATGATTATTTTAATTCATTAACAGTCGGGAATGTAGTTCGACCTTTAACTGACAAGCATAAAATTTCTAGAGCAAAATTAGCTTATTTCGTCGATTCTACGGCAGCACCAATCTGTATTGTAACACCTATTTCAAGCTGGGGTGCAGTTATTATCGGTACAATTGGTGGTGTATTAACAACGCAAGGCTTAACAGATATTAAAGCATTTTCAGCATTTATTGAAATGATTCCAATGAACTTTTATTTCATTTATGCAATTTTGTTTGTATTTGCAGTAGCAATTTTTAATTTAAATATCGGACCTATGAAAAAGCATGAAGAAAAAGCACTGAATGAAGGAATCATGTTTGACGCTTCAAAAGCTGACGCACCTAGGCCGCAAGAAGAGGTAAATCAAAACGGGCGTGTCTTTCATTTATTACTGCCATTTGGTTCTTTAATTGTTACTACACTATTAGCAATGATTTGGACAGGGATTAATGCTATAGAAGAAGGTCCAATTACTGCGTTAAACGTTGCAGAAAATATTGATGTTACTGGTTCATTACTGTTTGGAGGCTTAGTTAGTACAATTCTAACTGTTATTTTATTACTTGTTACTGATAATAAAGTCGATAAGGTTGGTAAAGGATTATATACTGGAATTTTATCAATGCTTCCTACTTCAATCATTCTAATTTTTGCGTGGATTTTAGTGACAATAATTAGTGACTTAAGTACTGGAGAATATTTATCAGGGCTTGTAAGTAAAACTTCATTAAATATTGCTTATTTACCAGTCATCGTGTTCCTTTTAGCAGGAGTAATGGCATTTTCAACAGGTACATCTTGGGGAACTTTTGCGATTATGTTACCAATTGCAGGAGAAATTGCTGGAGCGACAAATATAGAATTAATCCTCCCAATGCTTGCTGCTGTGTTGGCAGGTTCAGTATTTGGAGATCACGCTTCACCAATTTCAGATACAACAATTCTCTCATCAACAGGAGCAGGTAGTCCGCTTATTGACCATGTTGTTACGCAACTTCCATATGCATTAATGGTTGCGGCAATTTCGATGGTCGGATACATCGTTTTAGGATTCACAGCATCAGTAATGCTAGCACTTGCAATTTCATTCGCGGTATTTATCTTTACTGTTCTTATCCTACGAAAACTCAGTTAA
- a CDS encoding EAL domain-containing protein: MQQLKHYLNIFKSKNSLRFFPPNFQFRNISEEVVKSTFKQKQNVVAVVFNVHSNNDLTVDEIIEEQLLAMNKEFIDVFSGIIKRHFTEDEILYVNSACGSDFLLLLRVNAPQTFLIEVDERLNKLSEIIKNITGYDLQPGFMFVEQSNDINASIQKAYSQARLIALKRVSSEYSEMNFEINDLISKKNIELLAQPIINIQTDTIHAWEILTRGPERGELTNPLKLFTIAKQMNLLYELELIVLEKSFQQVIDKNCRESVFINLIPITLGDDRFYKDVMNLFKKYSNIKPEQFVFEITERESIDVVPNLLTNVKQLRKEGFRFAVDDTGAGYASLHTISEIMPDIIKIDRSVIENIDSNKIKETMLKGLLGIAKELQAIVVAEGIETKAEAAVLKRNNVPLAQGFYYARPNKMPNMST, from the coding sequence TTGCAACAACTGAAGCACTACTTAAATATATTTAAAAGTAAAAATTCTTTACGCTTTTTTCCGCCTAATTTCCAATTCCGCAATATAAGTGAAGAAGTAGTCAAATCTACATTCAAACAGAAGCAAAACGTTGTAGCCGTTGTATTTAATGTCCACAGTAATAATGATTTAACTGTTGATGAAATAATTGAAGAACAATTGCTAGCAATGAATAAAGAATTCATAGATGTTTTTAGTGGAATCATTAAGCGACACTTTACAGAAGATGAAATTTTATATGTAAATAGTGCTTGTGGCAGTGACTTCCTTTTATTATTAAGAGTAAATGCCCCGCAAACATTTCTAATTGAAGTAGATGAACGCTTAAATAAATTAAGTGAAATAATAAAAAATATAACTGGTTATGATTTACAACCAGGATTTATGTTTGTCGAACAAAGTAATGATATTAATGCTTCAATACAAAAAGCATATAGTCAAGCAAGATTAATTGCTTTAAAAAGAGTAAGTTCAGAGTACTCGGAAATGAATTTTGAAATAAATGATCTTATTTCCAAGAAAAATATAGAACTTCTCGCTCAACCAATAATAAACATTCAAACTGACACGATCCATGCATGGGAAATTTTAACGAGAGGTCCAGAACGCGGAGAGTTAACTAACCCGCTTAAGCTTTTCACAATAGCTAAACAAATGAACCTTTTATATGAGCTAGAGTTGATTGTATTAGAAAAATCTTTCCAACAAGTTATTGATAAAAATTGTAGAGAATCGGTATTTATAAACCTTATTCCAATTACTTTAGGAGACGATAGGTTTTATAAGGACGTCATGAATTTATTTAAGAAGTATTCAAATATTAAACCAGAACAATTCGTGTTTGAAATTACAGAGCGTGAGTCAATCGATGTAGTCCCTAATTTACTTACTAATGTGAAGCAATTAAGAAAAGAAGGCTTTCGCTTCGCTGTTGATGATACTGGTGCTGGGTATGCCAGTTTGCACACGATTTCTGAAATAATGCCAGATATTATTAAAATCGATCGGTCAGTCATTGAAAATATTGACTCGAATAAAATTAAAGAAACAATGTTAAAGGGACTTCTAGGGATAGCAAAAGAACTTCAAGCAATTGTCGTTGCTGAAGGTATTGAAACAAAAGCCGAGGCAGCTGTCTTAAAAAGAAATAATGTGCCTTTAGCCCAAGGTTTTTATTATGCAAGACCAAATAAAATGCCTAATATGTCAACGTAG
- a CDS encoding TIGR01457 family HAD-type hydrolase yields the protein MPYKAYLIDLDGTMYLGEQQIEAASDFVKLIKERNLPLLFVTNNSSAKPENVAKKLNDFDIPALEQEVLTSSMAAASYIADQKQGASVYMIGEEGLEHALTAKGLVFDDENPDFVVMGIDREVTYEKFAKACLAVRKGATFLSTNPDAALPTERGFLPGNGSLTSVVHYSTGVTPTYIGKPEAIMIEQALKQLNVRKEEAIMVGDNYATDIMAGINAGVDTLLVYTGVTTKEHLSSVEKMPTFEIQSLNEWKFDE from the coding sequence ATGCCATATAAAGCATATCTCATAGATTTAGATGGAACGATGTATTTAGGGGAACAACAAATAGAAGCAGCATCAGACTTTGTAAAGCTAATCAAAGAACGTAATTTACCATTGTTATTTGTGACAAACAATTCTTCGGCTAAACCTGAAAATGTCGCTAAAAAGCTTAATGATTTTGATATTCCAGCATTAGAGCAAGAAGTGCTTACGTCTAGTATGGCAGCTGCTAGCTACATTGCCGATCAAAAACAGGGCGCTTCTGTCTATATGATAGGTGAAGAAGGGCTTGAGCATGCATTAACTGCGAAGGGACTTGTATTCGATGATGAAAACCCTGATTTCGTAGTTATGGGAATTGATCGCGAAGTGACGTATGAGAAATTTGCGAAAGCATGTTTAGCGGTTAGAAAAGGAGCAACTTTCCTTTCAACAAATCCTGATGCAGCTTTACCAACAGAGCGAGGATTTTTACCGGGTAATGGCTCACTTACATCAGTAGTTCATTATTCAACAGGAGTAACTCCTACTTACATTGGAAAACCGGAAGCTATAATGATTGAGCAGGCATTAAAACAACTAAACGTACGAAAAGAAGAAGCGATCATGGTTGGCGATAATTATGCGACAGATATTATGGCTGGTATAAATGCAGGAGTAGATACACTGTTAGTTTATACAGGTGTAACGACAAAAGAACATTTAAGTAGTGTAGAAAAAATGCCAACGTTTGAAATTCAATCGTTAAATGAATGGAAGTTTGATGAATAG
- a CDS encoding YhcN/YlaJ family sporulation lipoprotein, which produces MKYGALKLFGLSSVLLIAGCNANFLDANESAYHDTGDGLVSVDDRNEDYNPINITSMEDKDNARFGYVRVQKSPIANENNAENVIPFIIDREKAAYAISKMATLLPNVTDAATLVTDEEVLVAYETEGEVDRFLVADQVKLTGLSYLPGWYHVYVSDEPGMIKEIESYSQLDASTKNIDGYLQTVIKSMLKAPQGRDMDDNRDANNRSMYEMDEDQGNTDNGYMDMDRYYPGMTDKNKGYNDIPQNTNN; this is translated from the coding sequence TTGAAATATGGTGCATTAAAACTATTTGGTTTATCTTCCGTCCTTTTAATCGCTGGCTGTAATGCAAACTTTTTAGATGCCAACGAGAGTGCTTACCATGACACTGGTGATGGATTAGTTTCTGTAGATGACCGTAATGAGGATTACAATCCAATTAATATTACCAGCATGGAAGACAAGGATAATGCGCGTTTTGGTTATGTAAGGGTGCAAAAAAGCCCTATCGCCAATGAAAATAACGCAGAAAATGTTATTCCATTTATCATTGACCGAGAAAAAGCCGCTTATGCGATAAGTAAAATGGCCACTTTACTCCCAAATGTAACTGATGCTGCAACACTTGTTACCGATGAGGAAGTATTAGTTGCATATGAAACAGAAGGTGAAGTAGACCGTTTCTTAGTTGCTGACCAAGTAAAGTTAACTGGTCTATCGTACCTACCAGGATGGTACCACGTATACGTTTCCGACGAGCCTGGGATGATTAAAGAAATTGAAAGTTATTCTCAGCTTGATGCATCAACTAAAAATATCGACGGCTATCTTCAAACTGTCATAAAATCCATGTTAAAAGCCCCACAAGGTCGAGATATGGATGATAACCGTGATGCAAATAACAGAAGCATGTATGAAATGGATGAAGACCAAGGAAATACCGATAATGGCTATATGGATATGGATAGATATTATCCTGGTATGACAGATAAAAATAAAGGGTATAACGATATACCTCAAAACACTAATAACTAA
- a CDS encoding DUF86 domain-containing protein — protein sequence MYFVDRKKIEESLLYIEEINQVIDGKKEWNANIEKLAIERAVHMIIEAIIDVGNAMIDGFIMRDPGSYEDIVEILRDESVVSSDASDHLKELISLRKELIYGYHGINHEKLITTLSKVKQALTDFPVDVRRYLTDELGPVSAFIPDANGGKE from the coding sequence TTGTACTTTGTTGATCGAAAGAAAATTGAAGAAAGTTTACTTTACATTGAAGAGATTAATCAAGTGATTGATGGCAAAAAAGAGTGGAATGCAAACATTGAAAAATTAGCAATTGAACGAGCGGTTCATATGATAATTGAGGCAATCATTGATGTAGGTAACGCGATGATTGATGGTTTTATTATGCGTGACCCAGGTAGTTATGAAGATATTGTAGAAATTCTCCGTGACGAGTCAGTTGTATCAAGTGATGCATCTGATCATTTAAAAGAACTTATTTCATTACGGAAAGAGCTCATTTATGGTTATCATGGCATTAACCACGAGAAGCTTATAACTACTTTAAGCAAGGTTAAACAGGCGTTGACAGATTTTCCTGTCGATGTAAGAAGATATTTAACGGATGAACTCGGTCCAGTTTCTGCTTTTATTCCTGATGCAAATGGAGGCAAAGAATAA
- a CDS encoding cytosolic protein: MPKETKEYTDFSNVEDMRNYILPEDLPEGPYGSPRNEKLGKSTPWEEGQRYYSAFNYEFKSLHQDIPRKFPGAHPTHDDPEKNEEPPYTSK, from the coding sequence ATGCCAAAAGAAACAAAAGAATATACAGACTTTTCTAATGTTGAGGATATGCGAAACTATATATTACCAGAGGATTTACCTGAAGGTCCTTATGGATCACCGAGAAATGAAAAGCTAGGAAAAAGTACGCCTTGGGAAGAAGGGCAACGTTATTACAGTGCCTTTAACTATGAATTTAAATCACTCCATCAAGACATCCCAAGAAAATTTCCTGGTGCGCACCCGACGCACGATGACCCTGAAAAAAATGAAGAACCACCATATACTTCGAAATAA
- the lipA gene encoding lipoyl synthase, producing MAKKEEHLRKPDWLKIKLNTNKNYTDLKKMMREKNLHTVCEEARCPNIHECWAVRKTATFMILGDVCTRACRFCAVKTGLPTELDLQEPERVADSVKLMDLKHAVITAVARDDLKDGGAQVFAETVRAIRRKLPTCSIEVLPSDMHGKIENLQMLMDAKPDIMNHNIETVKRLTPRVRARATYERSLEFLRRAKEMDPTIPTKSSLMIGLGETKEEIIETMDDLRANDVDIMTIGQYLQPTKKHIKVQKYYHPDEFQELKEIALSKGFKHCESGPLVRSSYHADEQVGAAQQNM from the coding sequence ATGGCTAAAAAAGAAGAACATTTGCGTAAACCTGATTGGCTTAAAATCAAATTAAATACGAATAAAAATTACACTGACTTAAAGAAAATGATGCGTGAAAAGAATTTACATACAGTTTGTGAAGAAGCAAGATGTCCGAACATTCATGAATGCTGGGCAGTTAGAAAAACTGCTACATTTATGATTTTAGGAGATGTTTGTACTCGCGCATGTCGCTTTTGTGCTGTTAAAACCGGTCTTCCGACAGAGCTAGATTTACAAGAACCGGAACGTGTTGCCGACTCAGTTAAATTAATGGATTTAAAACATGCCGTAATTACTGCAGTTGCACGTGATGATTTAAAAGATGGCGGTGCACAAGTATTTGCTGAAACTGTCCGAGCAATCCGTAGAAAGTTACCTACATGTTCGATTGAAGTATTACCTTCAGACATGCATGGTAAAATTGAAAATTTACAAATGCTAATGGATGCAAAACCAGATATTATGAACCATAATATTGAAACAGTGAAGCGATTAACACCTAGAGTGCGTGCACGTGCAACATATGAGAGATCATTAGAGTTTTTACGTCGTGCAAAAGAAATGGACCCAACAATTCCTACAAAATCAAGCCTTATGATTGGTCTTGGTGAAACAAAAGAAGAAATTATTGAAACAATGGATGATTTACGTGCAAATGATGTCGACATCATGACTATTGGTCAATACTTACAGCCGACTAAAAAGCATATTAAAGTTCAAAAATATTATCATCCTGATGAATTCCAAGAATTAAAAGAAATTGCTCTTTCTAAAGGGTTTAAACATTGTGAATCAGGTCCACTCGTTCGTTCTTCGTATCATGCTGATGAACAAGTCGGCGCTGCCCAACAAAATATGTAA
- a CDS encoding YutD family protein yields MIQINGTTYEIINDYRDGWKEEDFQKRYSDILNKYDYIVGDWGYNQLRLRGFYENENKNSTYENKKNAIGEYIYEYCNFGCPYFVLKKIGKADTKETTIEETEEKAQP; encoded by the coding sequence ATGATTCAAATAAACGGTACTACATATGAAATAATTAACGATTACCGTGATGGTTGGAAAGAAGAAGATTTTCAAAAAAGATACTCCGATATTTTAAATAAGTATGATTATATAGTTGGTGACTGGGGTTATAATCAGCTTCGCTTACGTGGTTTTTATGAAAATGAAAACAAAAATTCTACTTATGAGAATAAGAAAAATGCAATCGGTGAGTACATTTATGAGTACTGTAATTTTGGTTGTCCTTATTTTGTTTTGAAGAAAATTGGCAAAGCAGATACTAAAGAAACGACAATTGAAGAGACAGAAGAAAAAGCCCAACCGTAA